GTACACCTTTTTCTACAAGGCCATCCCACTCGAGGATTTGTATAATGGAGGCAATACTCCTGCTTGGCACTTCACGTCTCAGTAAAATCGCCTGTTCAAGCACTTTATCCTGTCGTTCCTCTGGAGCTGAACGATACGGCTTTTGTTTTAACCCCTCAAAGCCGTTCTCCTTAAATTGCGAGAGATAGCGACGAATGGTGCGCGCTGAAAGTCCGTGGTTCAAACAAATTTGCTTGATGAGTCTGCCTCGCTCCTGGTTATCCAGTTCTTCATTTAATAACGGCACAATCATTTGAAAGCGATTCGTTGCTTTTTCTTCTGCTTTTGTTCTTCCCATGGGTCACACTCCTTTTTTGATAATAGAAGTGTAAATTATGGATAAGTGGACAAAAACGCAGAACGGGTATGTATCCAAAAATGATGATTCGCAACTGGATGGACAATTTTCCCCAGCCATCCGCACGCTGTGCCAAACCATTGTCCAACTCGTTTATGTACAGGCAACAGGCGACTGGACAGGTCATCTGTTGAGGTCTCATTCGGCTCAAGTTGAATCCGTAAGGATTGAAGAATAAACAGCCAGTAATCTATCAACTCAGAGAACCATTTCCTCCACCGGTAAATCGTAGATTCATCGGCTGCCACCGTTAGGTGGGTCGTTTGAAAAATAGTCTCTTCAATGACTTCTGTACCGTAACGTTTATATGGAATCATCAGATCAGGCAGCTCGTGGTGAATCTTTGTACACTGCTGGCAACGCAGCCTTCTGATGATAAACGTTCTGGCTATGCTTCTTTCATCTTTTACCTTTCGTTCTCTTGAACCGATGACCTTGTAGGCCTGATGATTACAACAGGGACAAGGAACCTT
This Aureibacillus halotolerans DNA region includes the following protein-coding sequences:
- a CDS encoding helix-turn-helix domain-containing protein, which produces MGRTKAEEKATNRFQMIVPLLNEELDNQERGRLIKQICLNHGLSARTIRRYLSQFKENGFEGLKQKPYRSAPEERQDKVLEQAILLRREVPSRSIASIIQILEWDGLVEKGV
- a CDS encoding DUF6431 domain-containing protein, yielding MKCAEKVPCPCCNHQAYKVIGSRERKVKDERSIARTFIIRRLRCQQCTKIHHELPDLMIPYKRYGTEVIEETIFQTTHLTVAADESTIYRWRKWFSELIDYWLFILQSLRIQLEPNETSTDDLSSRLLPVHKRVGQWFGTACGWLGKIVHPVANHHFWIHTRSAFLSTYP